The genomic stretch CAGGAAATTGCACAAACTGGCACAGGCATCGGTCaatgtcttctcggtcttccACTGCAGCTCCTCCTGTGACCTGGTGGCCACAGCAACGCAGGAACCGACATCACCCGCACGGCGGTCAGCAGCTCTTCTCGGAATTGCTTTGGAAGACACACTCTCCATAGTGTTCACCACCTCCATTACGGAATGGCCTGTACCGGTTCCGAGGTTGAATGTGCGGAAAttctccttgagcttcccTTCATTGGCAGCACTGAGGGCTGCGATATGTCCTCGAGCCAGATCGGTGACGTGGATGAAGTCACGGACAGCTGTGCCATCTTCCGTGTCCCAGTCGGTTCCAAACATCTGCAGCTCCTTGTACTGCCCAGTCATGACCTTGACGACAACTGGAAGAAGGTTGGTAGGTATTTGCTTGGGATCTTCACCGAGAAGGCCGGATTCATCGCATCCAACTGGGTTGAAGTATCGTAGAGCCACGATGGTCCACTCTGGATCGGAGGCCGCGAGGTCGGCTAAGATGGCTTCGCAGATCCATTTTGTGCGTCCATAGGGGTTTGTGATACCTGTGCACCCAGGCTCCATGAGCTTCTTGGACCCGTCACGGTCTTCgaagatctcatccttgTGGACACAAAGCTCCTCCTTAAGAGGAAGACCGGAGGTTGCCAAAGTTCCGTATACGGTGGCGGATGACGAGAAGACGAAGGTCTTGATACCAAACTCACCCAGCGTCGTGGCAAAGTCGATGAGACCGCCGACATTGTTTGCGTAGTACTTCAAAGGATTCCTGATACTCTCCTCAACCGCCTTGTGGGCAGCAAAATGGATGACGCCGGAGATCTTGGTCTTAGGTGTACCCCACCTCGACTGGATTTGATattgctcaagaagcttgcgAAGAGCAACACTGTCGCGGTAATCATGGGCATGCAGATGCATCTCGGGCATTTTGGTTCCTTGTTGCTCATGGTGCTTGGAAGCCAGGAGTTTGATGCGATCGAAGACGTTCTGGAAAGCATTGCTAAGGTTGTCAATGACGATTACGTTATAATTGGCCTTGAGTAGCTCCAATGTTGTGTGACTTCCAATGAAACCGAGACCGCCGGTGACGAGGATGTATTGATCCAGGGGGAAGTTGCGCAGCAACTCTTCAAGATTTCCATCGAACAAGACGGATGACTGCGTCGCTGGTGTATCGACGCATCCTGGAGAATAAGGCTCCACGGGAGTACTTGCGTCAGACTGTCGAGGGCTCTCCATTATTGGATGGTTTTATGAAAAAGGACGAAGTGCAATGAAGGTTGAATGAAAGATGAGAAGCAAACAGACAAGTGTTCGAGCAAACACAAGCAACTAAACGAGAGGGAGGATTGAGTGTTGCTCAGGGAGAAACAACGAGTGTGAGTTGACTGCCGAACCGAAtagtcaaagaaagaaaggaaagcacaaATCTTATACTTCCttgaatggaagaagagacacTGCCACTGGTTCGCCGATGTAACCGCCGATTCCAGCTAAGGTCAGGCCAAAGATATCGTGACggggatttttcttttcctttgttttttttatcctggtttctttttttttctttttttatttacAACGAACGAAGGGCATAGCAAGCGAATGGATACAGGatggataagaaaaaaaaagaagtggatTTACCaatattatttctttggtctatccttttttctttacagaaaaagaaaaaaaaggaaagaaaagaacggaCAAgaaagatttttttttttttaaaaaaaagggaaaaataaaaagagggaaaaaggaaaacaacaaaaaagaaaaaaagaaaagaaattatcccAGGACGTCAGCCCTTTGGTATGGAAAAGCAGTCCAGATCTAACTGGTGTTATCCGAACAGAGTTCGCCTCAGATGGGGCAGAAGGGAAAGTAGCCTGCGAAGTGGCCTGCGAACTTCTAGCCGCACTCCACAGGGTTGGCAAAAACCACGGCTAGGACTTTAATGGATGTGTTTAAGtcagggagaaagaaattgtTCGACATCGACACTGAATGATCCGAGACCTACTGCTGCATGGTCAGAAAAGAGGACCGGTCCCGCTCTATTTTGGGCCCGCCGGGCGTGTATTTTTCTGGTTCACCAGGAGGCCCACCACTAAGGCAAAGGCTGAACGCTAGGTTTCGAGAGTTGACTACTTATTTCTCAGTCTTCCAGCGCCTGGTTCTAGCATAGCATATTTCCGCCCAGGACTCAGAAATCCACTTTCTTGCCCTCCTTTCGTTGCATTCTAAGGCATTCACATTTTAATTGCCTACCTCACATGGCAACGATGGGGCCAGACAAACACGTGAGCGGTCGTCGTTGCCTGCAAAGCCGACGTTCTCGAATCATTTTGGGGGCCTTTGTCTTTATTGCTATCCTCGCGGTCGTTATACCTCCCGCAGTCGTCGTCACCCTACGCAAGAAGAACA from Aspergillus oryzae RIB40 DNA, chromosome 1 encodes the following:
- a CDS encoding NAD-dependent epimerase/dehydratase family protein (UDP-glucose 4-epimerase); the encoded protein is MESPRQSDASTPVEPYSPGCVDTPATQSSVLFDGNLEELLRNFPLDQYILVTGGLGFIGSHTTLELLKANYNVIVIDNLSNAFQNVFDRIKLLASKHHEQQGTKMPEMHLHAHDYRDSVALRKLLEQYQIQSRWGTPKTKISGVIHFAAHKAVEESIRNPLKYYANNVGGLIDFATTLGEFGIKTFVFSSSATVYGTLATSGLPLKEELCVHKDEIFEDRDGSKKLMEPGCTGITNPYGRTKWICEAILADLAASDPEWTIVALRYFNPVGCDESGLLGEDPKQIPTNLLPVVVKVMTGQYKELQMFGTDWDTEDGTAVRDFIHVTDLARGHIAALSAANEGKLKENFRTFNLGTGTGHSVMEVVNTMESVSSKAIPRRAADRRAGDVGSCVAVATRSQEELQWKTEKTLTDACASLCNFLAVSGLSS